In one window of Kitasatospora sp. MMS16-BH015 DNA:
- a CDS encoding 4'-phosphopantetheinyl transferase superfamily protein, with the protein MASHSLTRGEELTGPHPTETFADGAAHIWLGTSVDEVAPEELALLSAAERNRVRLLHGKSAAASYAAAHVGTRRILAGYLDTDPAELRLGRTLCPECADPAHGPPSVVWPPTGLTFNLSRSDGHWLLAVTAGRQIGVDLEAKPRVDPELTAPLAFTERELAHLRAQTDPAAQRAVFLRCWTRKEAVVKAVGVGLAADLCRIEVHPQLPGPVLVDYGVAPGPGRWILEEPDIGPELYGALAREQGSTGEVLTHEYGVDRLPGA; encoded by the coding sequence GTGGCAAGCCACTCACTGACCAGAGGTGAGGAACTGACCGGCCCGCACCCGACGGAGACCTTCGCGGACGGCGCGGCGCACATCTGGCTGGGCACGTCCGTCGACGAGGTCGCACCGGAGGAGCTGGCCCTGCTGTCCGCAGCCGAACGCAACCGCGTCCGCCTGCTGCACGGCAAGTCCGCGGCCGCCTCCTACGCGGCGGCCCACGTCGGCACCCGACGGATCCTGGCCGGCTACCTGGACACCGACCCGGCCGAGCTCAGGCTCGGCCGGACGCTCTGCCCGGAGTGCGCCGACCCGGCCCACGGCCCGCCGAGCGTGGTGTGGCCGCCGACCGGGCTGACCTTCAACCTCTCGCGCTCGGACGGGCACTGGCTGCTCGCCGTCACGGCGGGCCGGCAGATCGGCGTCGACCTGGAGGCCAAGCCCAGGGTCGACCCGGAGCTCACCGCCCCGCTGGCCTTCACCGAGCGGGAACTCGCCCACCTGCGCGCCCAGACCGACCCCGCCGCCCAGCGGGCGGTCTTCCTGCGCTGCTGGACCCGCAAGGAGGCGGTCGTCAAGGCCGTCGGCGTCGGCCTCGCGGCGGACCTCTGCCGGATCGAGGTCCACCCCCAACTGCCGGGACCGGTGCTCGTCGACTACGGCGTCGCCCCCGGCCCAGGCCGCTGGATCCTCGAGGAACCGGACATCGGCCCGGAGCTCTACGGCGCACTCGCCCGCGAACAGGGCAGCACCGGCGAGGTCCTGACCCACGAGTACGGCGTCGACCGGCTGCCGGGTGCGTGA
- a CDS encoding MbtH family NRPS accessory protein produces MSEQNVDNRLYKVVLNHEEQYSIWAADRELPGGWRAEGTEGDRETCLAHIDEVWTDMRPLSLRERMATAG; encoded by the coding sequence ATGAGTGAGCAGAACGTCGACAACCGGCTCTACAAGGTCGTCCTCAACCACGAGGAGCAGTACTCGATCTGGGCCGCCGACCGCGAGCTGCCCGGCGGGTGGCGCGCCGAGGGCACCGAGGGCGACCGCGAGACCTGCCTCGCCCACATCGACGAGGTGTGGACGGACATGCGCCCGCTCAGCCTGCGCGAGCGCATGGCGACGGCCGGCTGA
- a CDS encoding non-ribosomal peptide synthetase — protein MNAESRTGARQDEPLLISSLVARQASLTPDAVAVVEGDHTTTYAQLDARANQLAHYLISLGVGPDVPVGVCLYRGLDLVVALLGVWRAGGAYLPFTPDLHPQLLTKLLRRTGAGIVLTETETAGVIRGAGARPVIPDAVRSELEALPTELPAVAAHPANAAYILHTSGSTGEPKGVVVSNAGIANRVAWAVGTCGLGPEDRVLQKTTVTFDAHCWEVFGPLTSGGAVVLAPLGAESDPAAMVGAIRDRGVTVLQVVPSVLRLIAEEPALADCASLRLVFSAGEPLHAELVQRVLEKVSVTVWNTYGPTECSIDVTAHQVDPAQLTGPIPIGRPIRGLRALVVDQAGRPVGPGTAGELLAGGTGVARGYFGRPALTAASFVPDPFAGDGSRLYRTGDRVRWRRDGVLEYLGRIDDQVKVNGVRIEPAEVEHALAAHPGVTGAAVAAYEAPDGGKRLAAYLVARPGLELGELRQFLLQRLPASQIPSSFVLLDALPLGSTGKVDRRALPVPGSLDAAGRPVHRAPVTPAERAVAATWQEVLKIDQVGLDDDFFQLGGTSLQLTRLVSRLRAATGADVQLRGFFGATTLSAQAELLSAGQPQGPRPVPRTGPLPLSYGQQRLWFVDRMNPGGPEWVAGIVLRLTGEVTAAAAQLVLDSLVERHEALRTRFPLVDGEPVQVIDPPAPVTLRVSTGDVEHFHALLGEDQAIGFDLATGPLLRAVLVHSPEPGGDSRLGIMLHHIATDGWSTAVLEREFRELLDAHRTGRTADLPALPIQYADYAAWQQKQLTDDVLQRELAHWREELAGFTPLELQTDHPRPAIRDGRGSVVPFEVPAEVAGPFLELGRSKGATPFMALLTAYATVLARHTGQWDVPVGTPVSGRDCPETEHVVGFFLNSLVLRCRLDAGLSFEQALAAVRQSATTAFSHQDLPFDRLVEDIAPERDLSRTPIFQVAFDLHDGEFNGLIDEQDDPELLKRLWQATHTDLTLNLRTQPDGSLIGGLEYDNRLFEEGTVARLAGHLCRLLAAAVAAPAQPLAELPILSSEDLAQLAVWGTAPGEQPELTVPEQIARQAAATPEAVAVAGEGFSLTYAELDAAANRLAHHLTELGAGPERAVGVLLDRGAELVTALLAVWRAGAAYIPLDPSFPAERISRMLDEAGAAAVVTGHGHADRFDGARPLVDLDRDASGLAALPATAPAAPADPDGLAYAIFTSGSTGRPKGVAVSHRGLANHVRWAAAELAGRGEGGSALFSSAAFDLVVPNIWAPLTVGQRVWILPQDLDGQELGRRLVEAGPFSFLKLTPGHLEIITHQVTAEQAAALAGVVVVAGEALPGTLADRWAGWLGADRLVNEYGPTEASVGTCILPLTAPVGYDTVPIGRPLPGMIMRVLDETMRPVPVGAPGELYVGGTGVARGYLGRPALTAERFLPDPYGEPGSRLYRTGDQARWLPEGVVEFLGRNDDQVKVRGYRIELGEVRAAVLDHPAVREAAVVTVTQPSGGLALAAYVVLDGELPDLAAHCAARLPEYMVPTSFTELAAMPLNANGKVDRGRLPDPVPAEAEAAEQTGPRNIVEEHILGIWTELLGVRVGVHDNFFYTGGNSILAIRLIANLQDLFQLDLPVRVIFEAPTIAGLALVVEERIRTEIDQLSDSEIQADSILPKEHHA, from the coding sequence ATGAATGCCGAGTCACGGACGGGTGCGCGCCAGGACGAGCCCCTCCTCATCAGTTCGCTCGTCGCGCGCCAGGCGTCGCTGACTCCGGATGCGGTCGCGGTCGTCGAGGGGGACCACACCACCACCTACGCCCAGCTCGACGCCCGCGCCAACCAGCTCGCCCACTACCTGATCTCGCTCGGCGTCGGCCCGGACGTGCCGGTCGGCGTCTGCCTCTACCGCGGCCTGGACCTGGTCGTCGCCCTGCTCGGCGTCTGGCGGGCCGGCGGCGCGTACCTGCCGTTCACCCCCGACCTGCACCCCCAGCTGCTCACCAAGTTGCTGCGCCGCACCGGCGCCGGCATCGTGCTGACCGAGACCGAGACCGCCGGCGTGATCCGGGGCGCGGGTGCGCGCCCGGTCATCCCGGACGCCGTCCGCTCCGAGCTGGAGGCGCTGCCCACCGAGCTGCCCGCCGTCGCCGCCCACCCGGCGAACGCCGCGTACATCCTGCACACCTCCGGCTCCACCGGTGAGCCCAAGGGCGTCGTGGTCAGCAACGCCGGCATCGCCAACCGCGTGGCCTGGGCCGTCGGCACCTGCGGGCTCGGCCCCGAGGACCGGGTGCTGCAGAAGACCACCGTGACCTTCGACGCGCACTGCTGGGAGGTCTTCGGGCCGCTCACCAGCGGTGGCGCGGTCGTGCTCGCCCCGCTCGGCGCGGAGAGCGACCCGGCCGCCATGGTCGGCGCGATCCGCGACCGCGGCGTGACCGTCCTGCAGGTGGTGCCCTCGGTGCTCCGGCTGATCGCCGAGGAGCCCGCGCTGGCCGACTGCGCCTCGCTGCGCCTGGTCTTCTCCGCTGGTGAGCCGCTGCACGCCGAGCTCGTCCAGCGGGTGCTGGAGAAGGTCTCGGTGACGGTCTGGAACACCTATGGCCCCACCGAGTGCTCGATCGACGTGACGGCCCACCAGGTCGACCCCGCCCAGCTCACCGGCCCGATCCCGATCGGCCGCCCGATCCGCGGCCTGCGCGCGCTGGTCGTGGACCAGGCCGGCCGCCCGGTCGGCCCCGGCACCGCCGGCGAACTGCTGGCCGGCGGCACCGGTGTGGCCCGCGGCTACTTCGGCCGTCCCGCGCTGACCGCCGCCAGCTTCGTCCCCGACCCGTTCGCGGGCGACGGCTCCCGGCTCTACCGCACCGGTGACCGCGTCCGCTGGCGCCGCGACGGCGTGCTGGAGTACCTGGGCCGGATCGACGACCAGGTCAAGGTCAACGGCGTCCGGATCGAGCCCGCCGAGGTCGAGCACGCCCTCGCCGCCCACCCCGGGGTGACCGGCGCGGCCGTGGCCGCGTACGAGGCCCCGGACGGCGGCAAGCGGCTCGCCGCCTACCTGGTGGCCCGGCCCGGCCTGGAGCTCGGCGAGCTGCGGCAGTTCCTGCTCCAGCGCCTGCCGGCCAGCCAGATCCCCAGCAGCTTCGTACTGCTCGACGCGCTGCCGCTCGGCTCGACCGGCAAGGTCGACCGCCGCGCCCTGCCCGTCCCCGGCTCGCTGGACGCCGCCGGGCGCCCCGTCCACCGGGCCCCCGTCACCCCCGCCGAGCGCGCCGTCGCCGCCACCTGGCAGGAGGTCCTCAAGATCGACCAGGTCGGCCTGGACGACGACTTCTTCCAGCTCGGCGGCACCTCGCTGCAGCTCACCCGCCTGGTCTCCCGGCTGCGCGCCGCCACCGGCGCCGACGTCCAGCTGCGCGGCTTCTTCGGTGCCACCACCCTCTCCGCCCAGGCCGAGCTGCTCTCCGCCGGGCAGCCCCAGGGCCCGCGTCCGGTGCCGCGCACCGGCCCGCTGCCGCTCTCGTACGGGCAGCAGCGCCTCTGGTTCGTCGACCGGATGAACCCCGGCGGCCCGGAGTGGGTGGCCGGCATCGTGCTGCGGCTGACCGGCGAGGTCACCGCGGCGGCCGCCCAGCTTGTGCTGGACTCGCTGGTCGAGCGGCACGAGGCCCTGCGCACCCGCTTCCCGCTGGTGGACGGCGAGCCCGTCCAGGTCATCGACCCGCCGGCCCCCGTCACGCTGCGGGTCTCCACCGGCGACGTGGAGCACTTCCACGCCCTGCTCGGCGAGGACCAGGCGATCGGCTTCGACCTGGCCACCGGGCCGCTGCTGCGCGCCGTGCTGGTGCACAGCCCCGAGCCCGGCGGCGACAGCCGGCTCGGCATCATGCTGCACCACATCGCCACCGACGGCTGGTCCACCGCCGTCCTGGAGCGCGAGTTCCGCGAGCTGCTCGACGCCCACCGCACCGGCCGCACCGCCGACCTGCCCGCCCTGCCGATCCAGTACGCGGACTACGCCGCCTGGCAGCAGAAGCAGCTCACCGACGACGTACTGCAGCGCGAACTCGCCCACTGGCGCGAGGAGCTGGCGGGCTTCACCCCGCTGGAGCTGCAGACCGACCACCCCCGCCCGGCGATCCGCGACGGCCGCGGCTCGGTCGTCCCGTTCGAGGTGCCCGCCGAGGTCGCCGGTCCGTTCCTGGAGCTCGGCCGCAGCAAGGGCGCCACGCCGTTCATGGCGCTGCTCACCGCGTACGCCACCGTGCTCGCCCGCCACACCGGCCAGTGGGACGTGCCGGTCGGCACGCCCGTCTCCGGCCGGGACTGCCCCGAGACCGAGCACGTCGTCGGCTTCTTCCTCAACAGCCTGGTGCTGCGCTGCCGCCTGGACGCCGGGCTCTCCTTCGAGCAGGCCCTGGCGGCCGTCCGGCAGAGCGCCACCACCGCGTTCTCGCACCAGGATCTGCCCTTCGACCGGCTGGTCGAGGACATCGCCCCCGAGCGCGACCTCTCCCGCACCCCGATCTTCCAGGTCGCCTTCGACCTGCACGACGGCGAGTTCAACGGCCTGATCGACGAGCAGGACGACCCCGAGCTGCTCAAGCGCCTCTGGCAGGCCACCCACACCGACCTGACCCTCAACCTCCGTACCCAGCCCGATGGTTCGCTGATCGGCGGCCTCGAGTACGACAACCGGCTGTTCGAGGAGGGCACCGTCGCCCGGCTGGCCGGGCACCTGTGCCGCCTGCTCGCCGCGGCCGTCGCCGCCCCCGCTCAGCCGCTCGCCGAGCTGCCCATCCTCAGCTCCGAGGACCTGGCCCAGCTGGCCGTCTGGGGCACCGCCCCGGGCGAGCAGCCGGAGCTGACCGTGCCCGAGCAGATCGCCCGGCAGGCCGCCGCCACGCCGGAGGCCGTCGCGGTGGCGGGCGAGGGCTTCTCCCTCACCTACGCCGAACTCGACGCCGCCGCCAACCGGTTGGCGCACCACCTGACCGAGCTGGGGGCCGGCCCGGAGCGTGCCGTCGGCGTGCTGCTCGACCGCGGCGCCGAGCTGGTCACCGCTCTGCTGGCGGTCTGGCGGGCCGGCGCGGCGTACATCCCGCTCGACCCGTCCTTCCCGGCCGAGCGGATCTCCCGGATGCTCGACGAGGCCGGCGCGGCCGCCGTGGTCACCGGCCACGGCCACGCCGACCGCTTCGACGGCGCCCGCCCGCTGGTCGACCTCGACCGTGACGCCTCCGGGCTCGCCGCCCTCCCGGCCACCGCGCCCGCCGCCCCGGCCGACCCGGACGGGCTGGCCTACGCCATCTTCACCTCCGGCTCGACCGGCCGCCCCAAGGGCGTCGCCGTCTCGCACCGCGGCCTGGCCAACCACGTCCGCTGGGCCGCCGCCGAGTTGGCGGGCAGGGGCGAGGGCGGCAGCGCGCTGTTCTCCTCCGCCGCCTTCGACCTGGTGGTGCCGAACATCTGGGCGCCGCTGACCGTCGGCCAGCGGGTCTGGATCCTGCCGCAGGACCTGGACGGCCAGGAGCTCGGCCGCCGCCTGGTCGAGGCCGGCCCGTTCAGCTTCCTCAAGCTGACCCCGGGTCACCTGGAGATCATCACCCACCAGGTCACGGCCGAGCAGGCCGCCGCCCTGGCCGGGGTGGTCGTGGTGGCTGGCGAGGCCCTGCCGGGCACGCTGGCCGACCGCTGGGCCGGCTGGCTCGGCGCCGACCGGCTGGTCAACGAGTACGGCCCCACCGAGGCCTCCGTCGGCACCTGCATCCTCCCGCTCACCGCGCCCGTCGGCTACGACACCGTGCCGATCGGCCGGCCGCTGCCCGGCATGATCATGCGGGTGCTGGACGAGACCATGCGTCCCGTCCCGGTCGGCGCCCCCGGCGAGCTGTACGTCGGCGGCACCGGGGTGGCCCGCGGCTACCTCGGCCGCCCGGCGCTGACGGCCGAGCGCTTCCTTCCGGACCCGTACGGCGAGCCGGGCAGCCGGCTCTACCGCACCGGCGACCAGGCCCGCTGGCTGCCCGAGGGCGTGGTCGAGTTCCTCGGCCGCAACGACGACCAGGTCAAGGTGCGCGGCTACCGCATCGAGCTCGGCGAGGTCCGGGCCGCGGTGCTCGACCACCCGGCCGTCCGGGAGGCCGCCGTGGTCACGGTGACCCAGCCCTCCGGCGGTCTGGCGCTGGCCGCGTACGTGGTGCTGGACGGCGAACTCCCCGACCTCGCCGCGCACTGCGCCGCCCGCCTGCCCGAGTACATGGTGCCGACCAGCTTCACCGAGCTCGCCGCGATGCCGCTGAACGCCAACGGCAAGGTCGACCGGGGACGCCTCCCCGACCCGGTGCCCGCCGAAGCCGAGGCCGCGGAGCAGACCGGCCCGCGCAACATCGTCGAGGAGCACATCCTCGGCATCTGGACCGAACTGCTGGGCGTGCGCGTGGGCGTGCACGACAACTTCTTCTACACCGGCGGCAACTCGATCCTGGCGATCCGGCTGATCGCGAACCTGCAGGACCTGTTCCAGCTCGACCTTCCCGTCCGCGTCATCTTCGAGGCCCCGACCATCGCCGGTCTGGCGCTGGTGGTCGAGGAGCGGATCCGTACCGAAATCGACCAGCTTTCCGACTCCGAGATCCAGGCGGACTCGATCCTTCCGAAGGAGCACCACGCATGA